DNA from Electrophorus electricus isolate fEleEle1 chromosome 5, fEleEle1.pri, whole genome shotgun sequence:
tgaaaattatttttttcacctGTGTGCCTTCCATACAATATATCATCCCCATAACAGTAGACATAGTAGCATGAATGTAGTAACATAAGACATGACAGTAGTTTCCTATTTTTCTTAGTACTGTAGAAGTGATACAATGAAGTTACTTTGTTGAGCAAAGAATAAAGTTTTTTGGTTTATTGTGTAGCAGACAGTCGGCACTGACAAGCTGGTAGTAGATCTGAAGGACCCCAATCGACCACGATTCACTATGCAGGAGTTAAAAGAGGTTCTACAGGAGAGGAATCAACTCAAAGCACAGCTATTTGTAGCACACGAGGAGCTACAGCTCTTCAAAAGGTATAGCACTGTGTCACAGCTACTCATTTCAAATGAGTAATTTAAACCATTCAATGCCAATCATTTACCTATTTCAGTAAAGAGTAGTtccagttttattattttatttatttttaatgaagggACTTTTCAATCTATAATTTGGGTGCTTTTTCATGTTGATTACCTTTGTTATTGCAGTGGTGTTCTGCCTCAGCTGGAACCAAATATGGTAGAAGTAGACCTAGaggctcctcccctctctgaaccctctttttctgttactacaaaagaaaatgaagaaaacaaagaggagAAGACCACTATTCAGAAACTGTAAGCTCTTTTGTCAAGTTGAAAACATGCttccattttatatattaatttacaaAGGTTAAACATTTAATGATTGTGTTTTGTTATACACATACTATCAAAGTATACAATACAATTGCATTTACGTTCATGCAAAACTGTAGATGCAATGCAAGCAGGTTCAAAGCATAACCAACTGAAATATAACCAAGACTAAATTAATCAGAATCATCAagaatttgaatttaaataagGAATACGTGTTTATCTGTCAGCCATGAACAATTGCCAAGTGTCTGAAGGGCTTCCAttctgtaaaatataatttaagcATCTACTTAAATGATGTTAATGCAGCCAGTgtcctttatttatatatatatatatatatatatatataaatataaatgataaacaaGCGGGTATGACTGGGGGGTTAAACAGATATTTTGGTTACCAACCATGCTGCTTAAAGAAATAGCCATGGATTTTACATTTACTATAATATGCTATACATATTACAGCTGTAATTATTTACAAGGTTTGCATAGAATCAtcacattttaatattcatagtAACTCCTCTTATTTGTGAGTAGTACTAGTCAAAAGTGAAGCAGTATAAGATATATAATGTAGTATTAATTTTCATTGATatatatgttgtgttatgtagAGGGCGGTATATGGTGCAAattatgggggttttttttgtttttgtttttttttttgtttgtttgtttttttgggtacATTATAAAATAGCTTCCATTAAGTTGTCCATGGGGTAGAATTTAATGGGTTATCAAAGTTCCTGTGGACATTGTGCCTTTCAAGATGCTTTAGTAGACTTTAGTAAAAAGTTAACACTTTGCCCTCTTCTCTTCAAATCACGTGAAGGAAACATATCTGCACTGCtgaatttacaaatgaaaatgacagtATTTGTTGCTACTACCATAGCATGATATCCATCTCTTTCTTCCCATTGCAGGTTCTCATTTAGAAGAAAATGATCATCTTTTTATGGTTGGCATCTAAGATGTGAAATCAAAGAATCCtgtgaattaattttaaacCTTTTATTGGTTGACAAACATTTTAGGCTTCAGGGGAtcagaaatataattttaaagcTCATCAAAACTATAGACTCTCTTCTAttgaaatggcatttttaaatagtggttaatgttttaaattattaaaacaattaccTAATGATGATTACCTGATGATGAAAGAATCAGACATAACAGATATGttttataaaatcattttattatctGACCATATATGAATTTATTATAGCAATTTAAGCAATTTAATTTCATATCCCTACTTATTTTATTATAGGAATTCCTAAAATATAAATTGCAAAATTATTCAAAACACTCAAGAACTAATACTTGTtgacatatatatttttgtcagCATGCTGCACCAGTAAATTTTCCTTATTATTTAGGTCTAGGTTTTAAAACTGCAGTATTTAAAACTGAGTAATTTTActtatgttgtgtttttgtcagtGAGGTTGGAATATCAGATATATaactgagcccttgcaacaacaaaaaaaatatccatatactgttcttctgcattctataagtaaaaacaataatataaagcattattgcaagttttatttttaaatgcccacattaatgtaaaatgtctgATTACAGAAATAAGGGAAATGGATATGTTTTTTGGTTGCAAAGGCTCAATTACCAACAGATATTTGAATGAAGTATAgttaaaaacagcaaatctaCCCTTATCAGattgttttatctttattttggAACAGTGTAGTTGAAGGttattggaaaaaaataagtcaAAAATTGTTCTGTATTAGCATACTTATGATTATCCTTCACATGATTATAAGATTGAATCTGAAGAATAAAAGACTGGGATTTTCTGATAATAATCAGAAATAGTAAGTCATTACATTTTCTTCCTGAAACAGgatactttattttattctttttttttctatctaaAAGATACAACTATGTACTGACATTTAGAAATGAGCAAATATTCACAATAAAACAATGGAAAACTGAATATTTgtctgaataaacaaaaaagagtaTGTTGACATTAGTGTAATGTACCAGTTAAACAGTGCTGCAGAAGTTGTATGTTATGAATTTATTAAATTTGTTTGCCATGTGAGGTATGCATGATAGGCAACACAATACCAGAGCAGGGTGATGAGAGTAAATGAATTGTCCTTAGTTTATCTAGTTGTGATGTTACTCATTGCACCAGAGTGCATTGTTTAATTCTGCATGAGTGCTGTGTTGCATATTCATTGAGAATCTATTGCATGTGCAATACTGTCTAAAATATTGTCTTTTAAGTCTTGACTCTACCCTAATTGACATTTGACGATGCAGCAACCTTGCCGATAATCCAGTCTGTTCAGTTTTAAGCACTAGGAAATTTAGTCCCAAAATACAGTGTGTAATACTTGGTTCTGCATACATCATCCAAGCATCCAGTAACAAAATTTACAGTGCCTTCCGCAGTTTAATTTACACACATGGAGTCTTTAAACACTATGTATAGCTTGACACCATTTGTACTGATCCTTTCCCTTTTCTCTTAGAGGGAAGTGGTTTTAGTTCACTTTGTCTTTCTTCATCTGCAACAGAAACAGCCAACAAACAGTGGTCCCGCCTCTCTTTTCTGTTGTGGTCTGAAGCTAGACCATCTGGCTCATCTCCATTATTAAGTGCATCATACAATGGAGTTTTTAGAGGTGCAATCTCATGTTGTACTGGAAATCCAAGGCTGAAAatggagttttaaaaaatagacaGGCCTGTTTCTTGTCCTTGGAACTGGGGTGTCCCAGTGTTGCTCTCTGCTGTTGCTCACTGACTAGCCTGAATCTGACATTGTTAGTGTTGGTGGGCCTGTTTTCAAAGGGCTGTTGCCTCAAACACTTTCTCAGTCTGCCCACTGTATTCAAGGGTGCAGAAGCTCTCAGGTTTTCTGGAACTATGGAATTCCTGAGGACATAGTCTTCAACAAAGGTCCACAATTCACATCAAGGTTCTGGAGGGCATGCTCCATCTTATCGACTTATGACTGGGTGTAGCTCTCCATATGCGATCTGTGTCTTCATCATCATAAAACTGCACCCTGATTCACTGGCTCCTTTAAGATTATTAagtaaataattcattatttttaagatACAGTtgcctttttccttttgtatCTCGCCTTGCTTTCATATTTTCCTTTCCAGGCTAGCGGTTCCTGGTCCACTAACTGAGATGTTCCCCCAAGAGTGTCTTCCTTATCTATGTCAGTGGCTGTCCTGCCTGTACTATCTGCCTCCCCTGGACTCTTGTGgtatttggtggactgggaggggtatggtCCTGAGGAGTGGTGCTACATCCCAGCTCAGAATATTTTGCACCCTAGTTTCATTACAGAGATTCAGGAATGCTGCCCTGAGGGGCACTTGAGGGCTCACCCCAATATGGATTGGGACAGCTGGAAACACTCCTGGAACACATTTGAGAAGaccattgagtaattagagcaaggacctagctgtctctgggcctaatagaggCACCTGTTTTGTCatgattaagtgagagaaagtttctcaacagccagtgtctgatgtcctttatgcgttcctcaataatactaagatgatgaTATATGTTCTTTgatttggctgagacatatagttgagtatcatcagcatagcagtggaaactagcacagtgtatatgtataatgtcatACAGATCCTTGTGgcacaccatagctaaccttgttgtatgctgagaattctccatttatgttaacaaccTGGTAGTGACTgactagataagatttaaaccaggaaagggctattcctccaatcccaacaacatttttgagtctatctagtaaaatgtgatCTAGTGTCAAATGccgcactcagatcaagcaatataagcaaagagacataactctgttcagattccaaaaatagGTCATTAACTACTAATCAATGTTgcctctgtactatgatgaggcctaaactctgactgaaaggcttcatgtatctggttctgattcaggtatgagcttagtttctgagctacagcttttctaggatcttggaactaaatggaaggtttgagatcggcctgtacTTTGACAGCTAACATGGatcaaggttagattttttgataagtggtctgattactaaTTTGAATGGtatataagtaatatattttggcctcatttgcatatgatgtTAGTGATTTATAATAGAACACCATGCCACAAAAGTAGGTTTTCTTAGTTTAGCCAGATAAGTTAAGTTCAAAGTCAAGACAGTCCTATAGGAGAAAAGTTCAGGAACATTCCTATTTGGCAATCCTCAATTTTGATCTTAATTTATCTAGCTGAGAAATCTTGCTTTGTAGAATTTCTCGCTGAACCTGTCTCATGGTAAATGTCCATGGAAATTTTCAGTGGACTACTAGACTCATGACAAGGGTCAGTCAGACCGAGCAGACCAGGGATGGTTGTAACAGTAGGGCAGACCAGGGATGGTTGTAATAGCATCACAGTCACCAGTAAGGGATGACCTTACTTATGTCATCAGTTTCATGTATAAGGACAAGTGAAATTGCATAGCTGTGTGAAGTATGCAGATTTGACAGCCAAAACATTAATTTTCCTGTAAGAAAGTACATTTTTGGACCAAATCTATATGTTGATTATTAATGATACTGTTGGAATTATGTAACTTGTATCATATTAGACTTTTAGGTAAAACATGAAGCATGTCATCTTTGCCAGTTTCAAACCTCTATGctcaacaacaggacatactgagtGCTTACATTACTAGGGCAGCAGATTTGTATTTTTGGACTGACTCCACATTAGGCAGACCTACAGATAGAACACCCTGGCACAAATAATAGAACCTGGGGTGTAGAATAGCATGTTAGGCTTAATTAGGAATTGGTTTTAGTATATGTAtcagtttgtttggtttttttaaatgtagcctGTTATGTAACTATATACAGGAAGAGATGCCAATGAATAagattttcattgtttgtgGACACTTATTTCATCATATGACTATCACTTTCTACTAGGAGCCATGCAAGTCAAattcatgcatgtatgcattaaGTTTTGCATTCATATTGCACATCACCATTGTTTAAGGTAGCTGTCCTGTGTGATATGCGCATCTGTTCACTGGTACAGAACACAGTTGACTGCATGCTATCATGCTTTGCATATAATTAACagttttgtaataaataattgaatatattttttactttgagtCTAACTTTATTGCACATCATACaattcataataataaactCCCTCATTTAGCCTAAATTGTAGTTTGTTCACCAAGTATAAATTActatataaagtataaaacattattgtactatatactataaaaagtagaaaacaaacattcaaatgGTCAAATAACTTCCCAGCAAGCACAATGATAGCTATACTCACAGACAATTCATAGTTTTTAAGTTCTTGGAATAGCCAACGCAAGTTTGCTCAACATATTGGTAATATATTAAATAACCTGGCGGAAAAGTGATGTTAAGAAAGACTAAATGACTCTTTATTGGTCTGGGCAGACTTCCACACATTCTCAAATTACATCTGAAAATTATGTTCATTAATTCACCAAATATCACAAAATCATAtccatttaaaatgcagttcTAAACAATTTgtacacaaatcaaattatgAAGCATATATGAAtttgtaaaaacacaaatgcagaaaaatggttctcacacacacacacacacacacacacacacacacacactttacactgGCCTAGTACCACCATCTCAATTTCACTTGATCTATGCTCCATAGATTAAGTCTTGTTTCTAAATAGCAAATATTCTAAATACAACCATATCAGCATACACTTTAAAGCTTTAGCCATTGTTGCAAGATAATTTTGGGCTTGAATGCTCTTCATGAATGCTTTCATCACATACACATAGctcagaatttttttttgatTTAACAGAAACAAGAATTGTTAGGATAATACCAAAAATACGTGAAGCAAAACAGTGAGAAAATGGAAGGCAGACAAAcaaattttacagttttacatgaCTAAAGCTCATCTTTCAGATACACAAAGAAAGCCACAACCTTACACGACCAGGGGTGTCAGTCCTTGAGCCAAGGATGAGCAGCAATAGCTTCTTTACTACGGTCTCCATAGTCATAAAGAAGCTCTTCTTCTACTTTAATGTCTCTGGATGCCACCAAGATAAGATGAGGTATACCATTTATGTCATGCACTTTAGTCTGGCAGTTCCCATTTTTTCTGTGATTGATTAGTCGTCCCAAACGGCCAGTTTCTGTAGTAGCATCCACACTGGAAGGGAGGGAcagaaatatttagattttttaaaaattagattaCTTTCTTATTAGATTGATTGATTAGACCTTTAAAAATTAATTGCGGAAATTATGAACAACCATTACAATCCATACGGGGGGGGAGGTACAAAGAAAGCTTGACCACCAAAAGAGAAGAGATTGGAAGATAGGACAGGTAATCGATCAGCCACAGAAGACCTGAGAACACAGGTGGGTGTACAGGGGTGAAGGAGGGCAGAGAGATAAGGAGAGTTGTTAAGAGGCTTCAATGTGAGGAGAATTTTTTAATTACTACAATATTTAACTGGAAGTAATCGAGATTACATAAAATAGGTGTGAGAAAGTCAGGTAGCAGAATTCTGAAACATTTGAAGTTTGTGAAGGGAGTTGCAATAGTCAAAGCAGCTGAAAATGAGATTCTGCAGACAGATAGGGACAATTAATCTCTACAAAGATATACAAGTGGAAGAAATGTTTTAACTCCACTCTTACATTTAGTGCCCACATCACCTCTATACATCTTTTTTTCCATATGCACAACATTGCCAAAAGTAGGTCATCCCCCTATCAGTCTGCTGCAGAAATTCTTATTTCACACCTTCATCTCTAGGTGCTTTGACTATTGCTCTTCTATTCTGCATTATCTCCTCCTCTGTTCACAGACTTCATATGGTTCAGAACTCTGCTGCCTGCCTATTCACCCATGCTCACTCTCACCATCACATTACACCCATTCTCTGGCTTCCTTTAAAATATCGTATTCAATTTGAAATCCTCCTACTCACTTACAAAGCCATAAATAAACTTCGCTCCTTCATACCAGTCTGATCTCCTTCCTTACAAACCTACTCGCACTCTCAGATCTTTCTCAGCCAGGTTGCTTACTGTTCCTTCCTCCAACCTTCACAGCTATGGTGATCATGCCTTTTCTAGATATGCTTCTCAACTCTGGTCCAACAGTGTGCACATTTCTATATTCAaaactaaaccacacacacacacaggctggtaCCAATGTCCTGTAAGTGCTATTTGTAAACAGACAAACGACAAGTCTAGTATACATCAATGCCTTTTTATTGACTATTGTAAGCTTCTTTGGGTCcttgaaaagcactatataaatacaacataATATTAACTTAAATTTATGTGAGCTTcaaatgagttttttttaatgtcataaaTTATTTCATAGAACCCTCAATTCAAAATAGTTCTAACTCATAAAATGTACAAGATCTCATGTGAGGAGTTCTTAAGGATGCAAGAACTAGAGCTGCAAAAAAAGCCTAATTTGATTATCAGTCAAGAGGCTTGAAAATGGGAGGCTGTAATAAGTCAATCCTTCAGCAtggtttttttgttctgtttgtttttaagcaaaataaTGGAAAGCACTGAGGTACAACAACTTGATCATCCGTTTACAGACATTAGTTCTATAGTTCAGTGAGAAATAACATTGTTAATGAACTTCCAGCAAGGAATTAGAGCAAAGCGGTGAGAAAATGAAGGGCACTCCATTTTACCTTACTGAATAGGTATTCATGAACAGGAAAAGCCATTGTTCAAGTGGATGTTTACATTTGAGAACTGTGCAAGCCTGGTTCATACCTACTGTGAATGCAGACACAGATTGCAGACAAAATGGTCAGGCACAAAGGCCAATTTCAAAAGCCCCAAGGGAGTGCTATTCATTCAAAAACTGAAACACGGCCAGTTTGGTGATACAGACTCTCCCTGACTTTTCATTggccagggaaaaaaaaaattaaaagtctCTCAGGAAGTAAGAAAAGGTCATTAGACCAAAAATAGGAAATGTGTGAACATTCGGCAGTACCAATGGTACACGTGTCTCATGAGCATACCAAATTCCCCCTGCTGCCTTCATGTTTAAAGGGAGTGCCTGCCACCACCAGTCAGCCCATCTCAAGAAAGGGTCCTCTTCATTGATCAACAGTCACCTTCTAACCAACTCCATGACAAaatgtgtgatcagtgtgtctgggatctgtttattttgttccttgTTTACTATGCAGGAAAGGGCAGCTTTGCCCTACAATGCCACACCATCTCTGGGGTCAAATACATGGTCTCCACAGACAGTGGCACAAGAAGCATAAACATCGAGCTCTGTGGACAATCCAGAGCCATGGTGCCCATGCCATTGCGTTTCTGTGTCCACTGTACAGTGCATGCACCAATACATAACTTGCACAATATAGTTTGCTGACTATGGTCAGAAACTAAACCAATTCCAAATGACTGAGAACACTCCCCTTTTTAGAAATAATTATTCGTTGAGATCGGCTTCAGCTTTGGTTGTGCTTACGTTTCCCTCCACTCATCAGCTGCTTGATTTTGTGTCTCCATTATTGTGTTTAGCAATTGACTTagcagagagaggtgagtgtgctATTTTCCCAATCTTGTAGGAAGTGTAATGTGTTTGTCTAGCTGAGGGGTTCAATGGAAGCAAAGTAATAATTTGCCTGTGCCTTAAGTGCAAATATAAATCTAATGGTATGTTTCAAGTCCATGTCAATTCATCATGTGAAATTTCACcccttttaatttttaatgctgAGTATGGAAAAATGCAAAAGGGAGTGTGGGATAGCAGGTGGAGTGACTGACTTGTGGCACAATATGAAAAACTGGCCTGGCATCAACTTTATGCAAATTACATGAAGTAGCCAGGCTAAATCAGGCAAAAGCAATATTCTTCCATGGATGCACGACTATAGTGCCTACATAGTTCCATCTGCACAGCATGCACGAAACGCCAACAGTAGTTGTGTGTTTGGTCTCCTCACTCTTTGCAAGAATACAGACACAAAAGTAAGAAAGTCTCTGACGTCGTCAGTGTTCCTGGGATGCAAAAATACAGTACTGAATTGAAGTTTATAGCAGGGTACATATCTTTTATTGTTGGTTGGCAGTATATGTAGCTAGCCAACAAACTAAACTATACTGAGCTTAAACAAGTTTGAGAGTAGGTTACTTAAGAAGTTAATTCATATTGACTGGAAATTTGCCTACATTATACATCATTGAATTGAGATTGTGGGTTGTAATGTGAAATGCACCTTGTGTGCATTTTAAAGTAGCTCATAAGTCACCTGTGGAGGTTAATGGCTAGTATTATTAAAATCAGTTAAACTAAACTGCTTCTACTCTAGCACTGCATCTTTACCATTTTCCCTGGTTAAAGTGATAGAATTATAATATATAGTAATAGGGGAATGTTGCCAATACTTGTATACAAAATGTGTTCATGGATATATCCATCTGAAAACAAGACTCACCAGTAGGAGTTGTTGAGGTAACGGAAATAGTACATGTAGCAGCCTTTGGTAGGGTCTTGAGCATACTGTGCCTCTCTCTTCTTTGCATCATCAATTTTAAGTAAATCCCCATGGTACTCAACAACAAACTGGCCTTTATGGAATTCTCTGTCTGCAAAAACACCTCTTCCTTTTCCTTCAATATATTTAACCTGTTTAAAAggacaaataaataatcattttaagtCCATGAAAATGATATGGCAAAGACATTCCTAGCAATGGCCTACCTTGAGTCCATCTTCCACATTATTTGTGATTAGGTCATCGATGCGTTGTTGTTCTTCATACTGTTGACAAAAAAATGCCCATGTTCAACTCAAATCAAAACCTCTGCAAAATTCTAATACAAGAACCTAATCCTGATGATTTTAAGTGAAAGAGTGGTCCATAATATTAAGGTTTTTGAAAGATATTACAGCATGAGAGTGAACTCACCTCAAGTTCAGCCTTACTTTTTCTTGAACTCCTTCTAATGGGATAATAATCTGTAACCTTTCGGTTATGTTGTTGAATTTTGCTTTCTGATCTGGGATTAAGGAAAATGGATGCAAAAGGAAAGTCAGCTCTAGATTTAATATGGTTAGATGATGGACTCAGCCACTTCCACAATCTACACAGCCTCATCTACCAACATCTTCATGTGCAGATTTCACTTTCCCACAAAAGAAAACCTCACCTTTAAAGGGGACTGAAGAGTTATAGCATGCAACTACCCAATAAGACTATAAGGCTCCATAGTCTCCATTAATAAAAAGGCAACATGCATCATATCTTAATTACATTGTGCCTTTGTGTTAATTGCTTTTACAATAGCAAAAGATTTCTTTCAAACCTGGACACCACTGCCCGAGTAAGTGATGAACGCATTTTACACTTAAAAATCTATTAAAGTCATACATACTTCTTCTGTGTTGGTCTGGGCACTTTGGCT
Protein-coding regions in this window:
- the rilpl2 gene encoding RILP-like protein 2 isoform X2, with product MGDLQDGLSVLAFEKDPLELTVEDVYDISYVIGKDLLKINRGGQEVSDLQFKIVRVLEMFEIMVNRYNLSLEELRMERDNLKRELDRVVAEGSSENVHNTVGTDKLVVDLKDPNRPRFTMQELKEVLQERNQLKAQLFVAHEELQLFKSGVLPQLEPNMVEVDLEAPPLSEPSFSVTTKENEENKEEKTTIQKLFSFRRK
- the kmt5ab gene encoding lysine methyltransferase 5Ab isoform X2, yielding MAKGKKKTLIIERRLENPCKNKAEKETKENNEMKKTCQEQQTLHTFMTPSNPRSPHRNNPLFPIHEENSSTCTATNTRKHGEASLTVELHLTKDNSDPHTSPFGPKEKTVSVPEDDGTPHAAFSNKSEHRNHTKAKVPRPTQKKSESKIQQHNRKVTDYYPIRRSSRKSKAELEYEEQQRIDDLITNNVEDGLKVKYIEGKGRGVFADREFHKGQFVVEYHGDLLKIDDAKKREAQYAQDPTKGCYMYYFRYLNNSYWSSVADRLPVLSSNLFSFGGQAFFVPPPPVDATTETGRLGRLINHRKNGNCQTKVHDINGIPHLILVASRDIKVEEELLYDYGDRSKEAIAAHPWLKD
- the kmt5ab gene encoding lysine methyltransferase 5Ab isoform X3, giving the protein MQLDKNYRHGLSPGKKKTLIIERRLENPCKNKAEKETKENNEMKKTCQEQQTLHTFMTPSNPRSPHRNNPLFPIHEENSSTCTATNTRKHGEASLTVELHLTKDNSDPHTSPFGPKEKTVSVPEDDGTPHAAFSNKSEHRNHTKAKVPRPTQKKSESKIQQHNRKVTDYYPIRRSSRKSKAELEYEEQQRIDDLITNNVEDGLKVKYIEGKGRGVFADREFHKGQFVVEYHGDLLKIDDAKKREAQYAQDPTKGCYMYYFRYLNNSYCVDATTETGRLGRLINHRKNGNCQTKVHDINGIPHLILVASRDIKVEEELLYDYGDRSKEAIAAHPWLKD
- the kmt5ab gene encoding lysine methyltransferase 5Ab isoform X1; its protein translation is MQLDKNYRHGLSPGKKKTLIIERRLENPCKNKAEKETKENNEMKKTCQEQQTLHTFMTPSNPRSPHRNNPLFPIHEENSSTCTATNTRKHGEASLTVELHLTKDNSDPHTSPFGPKEKTVSVPEDDGTPHAAFSNKSEHRNHTKAKVPRPTQKKSESKIQQHNRKVTDYYPIRRSSRKSKAELEYEEQQRIDDLITNNVEDGLKVKYIEGKGRGVFADREFHKGQFVVEYHGDLLKIDDAKKREAQYAQDPTKGCYMYYFRYLNNSYWSSVADRLPVLSSNLFSFGGQAFFVPPPPVDATTETGRLGRLINHRKNGNCQTKVHDINGIPHLILVASRDIKVEEELLYDYGDRSKEAIAAHPWLKD
- the rilpl2 gene encoding RILP-like protein 2 isoform X1, translated to MGDLQDGLSVLAFEKDPLELTVEDVYDISYVIGKDLLKINRGGQEVSDLQFKIVRVLEMFEIMVNRYNLSLEELRMERDNLKRELDRVVAEGSSENVHNQTVGTDKLVVDLKDPNRPRFTMQELKEVLQERNQLKAQLFVAHEELQLFKSGVLPQLEPNMVEVDLEAPPLSEPSFSVTTKENEENKEEKTTIQKLFSFRRK